The following are from one region of the Polaribacter marinaquae genome:
- a CDS encoding DUF6943 family protein, translating to MQIFEIKTHKIGRTYPNPHFFILNKGLNSGKPLDKPCPNCFVISTTSTANRESLYYLCLSLKVGQYFGYYLKGSVIPFIDISDVKKVINTALQNYEEQQWQLKVEKLKKITAFEENLQQQLSTISKLKIALLRS from the coding sequence ATGCAAATTTTTGAAATCAAAACCCACAAAATTGGACGAACTTACCCAAACCCACATTTTTTTATTTTGAATAAAGGATTAAATTCTGGAAAGCCATTAGACAAACCTTGTCCAAACTGCTTTGTAATTTCCACAACTTCTACAGCAAATAGAGAGTCTTTGTATTACCTGTGTTTATCTTTAAAAGTTGGTCAATACTTTGGGTATTATTTAAAAGGTTCTGTCATTCCATTTATTGATATTTCAGACGTAAAAAAAGTAATCAATACTGCGCTGCAGAACTATGAAGAACAACAATGGCAATTGAAGGTTGAAAAACTTAAAAAAATAACTGCTTTCGAAGAAAACTTACAACAACAATTGTCAACTATATCAAAACTAAAAATAGCCTTACTAAGATCTTAA
- a CDS encoding DUF2493 domain-containing protein: MKIIIAGSRNFNNYQKLKQECDKFLQDYKNIEIVSGAHYKGADKLGEQYASEKKIKIIKFPADWIKYGKAAGPKRNNQMAIYADALIAFWDGKSKGTKNIIQLARQRHLKTRIILIENEILTT; encoded by the coding sequence ATGAAAATAATTATAGCTGGGAGCAGAAACTTCAACAACTATCAAAAATTAAAGCAAGAATGTGATAAATTTCTCCAGGATTATAAAAATATCGAGATTGTATCTGGAGCTCATTACAAAGGTGCAGACAAATTAGGAGAGCAATACGCGTCCGAAAAAAAAATCAAAATCATAAAATTTCCGGCTGATTGGATAAAATACGGAAAAGCTGCTGGACCTAAAAGAAATAACCAAATGGCAATATATGCAGACGCATTAATTGCTTTTTGGGATGGAAAAAGTAAAGGAACAAAAAACATAATTCAACTTGCTAGACAAAGACATTTAAAAACTAGAATAATTCTCATTGAAAACGAAATTCTTACTACCTAG
- a CDS encoding DUF5675 family protein: MELVLQRAYFKEGTNGTLFSSDNFLCHTIELPWLNNKRNVSCIPEGAYEVVPRFSKRFQHHLILKNVKGRSYILFHPANNALKDLQGCIAPVTYLYGIGRGVYSKDALQKLLSLVYQAKDRKEKILLKIKSQNYENYRTL; the protein is encoded by the coding sequence ATGGAGTTAGTGCTTCAAAGAGCTTATTTTAAAGAGGGTACTAACGGTACTCTCTTTTCTTCTGATAATTTTCTTTGTCATACCATTGAGTTACCCTGGTTAAATAATAAGAGAAATGTTTCTTGTATTCCTGAAGGAGCCTATGAAGTTGTTCCTAGATTTTCGAAACGATTTCAGCATCATTTGATTTTGAAAAATGTCAAAGGGAGAAGCTATATTTTATTTCATCCAGCAAATAATGCCTTAAAAGATTTACAAGGCTGTATTGCTCCTGTAACTTACTTATATGGTATTGGTAGAGGTGTATATTCCAAGGATGCACTACAGAAACTATTATCATTAGTTTATCAAGCTAAAGACCGAAAAGAAAAAATACTATTAAAAATTAAATCACAGAATTATGAAAATTATAGAACGTTATAA
- a CDS encoding ImmA/IrrE family metallo-endopeptidase has protein sequence MMNNKGSRKAKELLEEIGLYDITDMPMDLFVSALGATLIEEPLKNSDGKIIRGNTKTLIKINSEILYEEKKRFTIAHEVGHYLLHDKLDLAVHNENSNTLNWFKNIEHQAKKGIQEYEANDFASELLMPESVFRKFIEHKPFSPSLIKEISNRFKTSLTSVVYRLITLDVFPLLVVFISDGIVRYWRKSPDLKGWLKDVTKLSPPEDSVAKEYIDADYEFIYKGDDKAQEIERSTWFKIYEDQEDSDFMEYCIPTKQYKTIISIIWEE, from the coding sequence ATGATGAATAATAAGGGTTCTAGAAAAGCAAAAGAACTTTTAGAAGAAATTGGTTTATATGATATTACAGATATGCCTATGGATTTATTTGTTTCAGCTCTAGGGGCAACATTAATTGAAGAGCCATTAAAAAATTCTGATGGGAAAATAATCAGAGGAAACACTAAAACCTTAATTAAGATAAATTCAGAAATTTTATACGAAGAAAAAAAAAGATTTACAATTGCTCATGAAGTTGGCCATTATCTGCTTCACGATAAATTAGATTTGGCAGTTCATAATGAAAATTCAAATACCTTAAACTGGTTTAAAAACATTGAACATCAAGCCAAAAAAGGAATTCAAGAATATGAAGCAAATGATTTTGCTTCTGAACTATTAATGCCAGAAAGTGTTTTTCGAAAATTTATAGAACATAAACCTTTTAGTCCATCTTTAATTAAGGAAATATCAAATAGATTTAAGACTAGTTTAACTTCTGTAGTTTATAGATTGATAACTTTAGATGTTTTTCCATTATTAGTTGTTTTTATTTCTGATGGCATAGTTAGATATTGGAGAAAATCTCCTGATTTAAAAGGGTGGCTAAAAGACGTTACAAAACTTTCACCTCCTGAAGATTCAGTTGCAAAAGAATATATTGATGCAGATTATGAATTTATATACAAAGGTGATGATAAAGCTCAAGAAATAGAGCGTTCTACCTGGTTTAAAATTTATGAAGATCAAGAAGATTCAGATTTTATGGAATATTGTATACCCACAAAGCAATACAAAACCATTATTAGTATTATTTGGGAAGAATAA